In the genome of Chryseobacterium sp. 52, the window ATCAAACTTTTTGTAGAGGGTTTTGAAATGCCTAAGAAGTATTCTTCTCTGAACATGGGAACTTCTTCTGAAAAAGTATGGGGGATGTTCTGGACTTCTTTATGCAAGGGAGAAGGAATGGCTATTATTCAGTTGGGAATCTTGTTGTTGATTTTCACCCCTTTGGTAAGAATTATTTTCGCTCTGATCGGGTATTTAAAAGAAAAAGACTACGTATATGTAGTCATTTCTTCTATTGTTCTCGTGATTATGGCCATCAGCTTCTTTACAGGCTACGCTCACTAATTTTACATTTCATAAAACTCCAGCGGAAGCTGATCCGGATCCTGGGTAAAGAAAAATTCTTTTCCGGTGTATTCATCTATGCGGATGTCTTCACAGGTAAGGCCTTTTGCGATGAGTTCTTCTCTTTTGATTCCAACATTTTCCACAGAGAATGCCAGATGACGTAAACCACATGATTCAGGACGTGAAGGTCTTTGTGCTGGATCAGGAAATGAAAAGAGTTCGATAACATAATGTTCTCCGATAGCGAGATCCAGTTTATAAGACTGTCTTTCTTCGCGGTAGACTTCACGGATAATATTCAAACCTATCACTTCAGTATAAAATTTCTTTGAAACCTCATATTCAGAACATATGATGGCAATGTGGTGGATCTTCATTGTACAGTATTTTAAATTCTTCAGACAGCATTATTTGATCTCCTTCTGAATCTTTTTTATTATTTTATTTCTTTACAGTTCTCTTTTCTTCTTGTATCGATGATATATTGAATCTTCCAGTCATTCTGTTGCTTAACCAACTGGAAGCTGTTGGCTCCGCAATGTGAAAATTTTCCTTTAAAATAGAATGAATACGGCGTAAATACACTGGCCAGATTTCCATCTGTATGAACAGCATCAACCATAATCCTTTCGTCCAGGTCATCTTTTGAAAATTTGGAAATAGAGGCTATAAACTCCTGTATATTTTCATTTTTAACGGTTCCGTCTTTAGCAATACTCTGGAGGAGCGCCCCTTCTGCAAAAACAGTTTTCAGGAGTTCCGGATCGGCATTTTTCATGCCCAGAAATAAATTACGGATCGGTTTTTCTACATCCTGATTCTGCTGTCCAAAACAGAAAGTACAGAGCAGTAATGCTGCAACAGCGAGTTTATTCATATTGATTTCAATTAATCTGACTCAATAAAATTAGCAAAAATATTGTAATCGATTAAAATTAACATCATTTAAAAACTGAATGATTTATAATCTCTAAAAAATACCCTATTTTTATCCGTTGATTAGATATTATGTGGGGAACTTATTTGTTTTTGATTGCATTACTGGTAGTATTAACTCTATTGCCTAAAATTCAGAATTCTCACTGGATTTTCAGAGTCCCGGAATTCGGTAAAATCCAGATTACATATGCTGTCATTTTTACTTTTATTTTGGGTTTATTGATTAATCATCCACATTCCCTTTTATATTCACAGGGTCTTTTGGTCTTGTTATTCGTTCATCATGGGGTTACGCTGATCAAATATACTCCGCTCTATCCTGTAAAAAAGCATACACAGCGCCATAAATCTTCACAAAAACTGCATTTTATTTCTGCTAATGTTTATCAGTTTAACAGAGAATATGACCGGTTTATCAAGCTCATTGAAAAATACAGACCTGAAGTTTTTCTGACCATGGAAAGTAACGGCGACTGGGAGCGGGCAATGAAAGTTCTTGAGAAAGATTATCCGTTCCATCATAAAGTAACGCTTGAAAATACATACGGAATGCATTTCTATTCAAAGATTGAGATCAGAAATGCACAGACTCACTATTTTGTGGCTGATGATATTCCAAGTATTGAAGTTCACCTGGAAACTGAAGATGGCTTTTCATTTGTCTTTTTCGGAGTGCATCCGCCGCCGCCAAGTCCTACGGAAGAGGAAACTTCAAAAGAAAGAGACGGTGATCTTTTAAGTGCTGCAAAACGGGTGAAAGACCTCAATAAACCTGTCATTGTAGTGGGTGATTTTAATAATGTTGCCTGGTCAAAATCATCTATACTGTTCAGAAAAACAAGTCATTTGATAGACCCAAGAATCGGGCATTCATTTGTGTCTACCTTTCATGCCAAATACCG includes:
- a CDS encoding endonuclease/exonuclease/phosphatase family protein, coding for MWGTYLFLIALLVVLTLLPKIQNSHWIFRVPEFGKIQITYAVIFTFILGLLINHPHSLLYSQGLLVLLFVHHGVTLIKYTPLYPVKKHTQRHKSSQKLHFISANVYQFNREYDRFIKLIEKYRPEVFLTMESNGDWERAMKVLEKDYPFHHKVTLENTYGMHFYSKIEIRNAQTHYFVADDIPSIEVHLETEDGFSFVFFGVHPPPPSPTEEETSKERDGDLLSAAKRVKDLNKPVIVVGDFNNVAWSKSSILFRKTSHLIDPRIGHSFVSTFHAKYRLLRFPIDLMFHSEDIFIKELKTLENFGSDHLPVYCEFFIDHHNDEQEEQIEEATQEEKAEAEEMIEEGKKEDGDRDEVVTEG
- a CDS encoding DUF1634 domain-containing protein, which codes for MRKNFTDVDLNRSVGNLLRLGVILSVATSLIGFIKLFVEGFEMPKKYSSLNMGTSSEKVWGMFWTSLCKGEGMAIIQLGILLLIFTPLVRIIFALIGYLKEKDYVYVVISSIVLVIMAISFFTGYAH
- a CDS encoding nuclear transport factor 2 family protein, producing MNKLAVAALLLCTFCFGQQNQDVEKPIRNLFLGMKNADPELLKTVFAEGALLQSIAKDGTVKNENIQEFIASISKFSKDDLDERIMVDAVHTDGNLASVFTPYSFYFKGKFSHCGANSFQLVKQQNDWKIQYIIDTRRKENCKEIK
- a CDS encoding VOC family protein — its product is MKIHHIAIICSEYEVSKKFYTEVIGLNIIREVYREERQSYKLDLAIGEHYVIELFSFPDPAQRPSRPESCGLRHLAFSVENVGIKREELIAKGLTCEDIRIDEYTGKEFFFTQDPDQLPLEFYEM